The Pseudomonas berkeleyensis genome includes a region encoding these proteins:
- a CDS encoding DUF1329 domain-containing protein, whose translation MTFLKNHLVASLALTFSVALAAQAAELTPGTRIDASTLAQHLGDTFEGHSIGDLLTERMQILIKDEGLAITLKASEPITLGKDYVAATKANEGKAVYNRDTRQVEGWVAGVPFPNVSQDDPDAAAKLIWNHHYAQPIKNVQDYPKFGYLFLNDKVGLERRQEWAFKRYYMKGRLGTEQTVEGDGSILTKTLLYATYPTDIRGLGLFTVRYDSPKLEDSWAYVKSVRRTRRLSGGTWMDPIGGTDQLSDDIEIFNAHPTWYPDYKLLGKRWILAVANSQGETWNQKASGNAEFPVIDLDNKPFWNPKAEWEPREVWVLEATTPPEHPYSKKVMYMDTQFPRFYQAEAYDRKGQFWKWMNYHLKTIKTEDGDVGIVSAAGFTIDYQRRHGTVFVLGGPRLNTPGITADDVNLRELEKAAR comes from the coding sequence ATGACATTCCTCAAGAATCACCTTGTCGCTTCCCTGGCGCTGACCTTCTCGGTCGCGCTGGCAGCACAGGCTGCCGAGCTGACACCCGGCACCCGGATCGATGCGAGCACCCTGGCCCAACACCTGGGCGACACCTTCGAAGGTCACAGCATCGGTGACCTGCTCACCGAACGCATGCAAATCCTGATCAAGGACGAAGGCCTGGCCATCACTCTCAAGGCCTCCGAGCCGATCACCCTGGGCAAGGACTACGTGGCCGCGACCAAGGCCAACGAAGGCAAGGCCGTGTACAACCGCGATACCCGTCAGGTCGAAGGCTGGGTAGCCGGCGTGCCCTTCCCCAACGTCAGCCAGGATGACCCAGACGCCGCCGCCAAGCTGATCTGGAACCACCACTACGCCCAGCCGATCAAGAACGTGCAGGACTATCCCAAGTTCGGCTACCTGTTCCTCAACGACAAGGTGGGCCTGGAGCGTCGCCAGGAGTGGGCGTTCAAGCGCTACTACATGAAGGGCCGCCTGGGCACCGAGCAGACCGTCGAGGGTGACGGCAGCATCCTCACCAAGACCCTGCTGTACGCAACCTACCCCACCGACATCCGCGGCCTGGGCCTGTTCACCGTGCGTTACGACTCGCCCAAGCTGGAAGACTCTTGGGCCTACGTGAAGTCGGTGCGGCGCACCCGTCGCCTGTCCGGCGGCACCTGGATGGATCCGATCGGCGGCACCGACCAGCTCAGCGACGACATCGAGATCTTCAACGCCCACCCGACCTGGTACCCGGACTACAAACTGTTGGGCAAGCGCTGGATTCTCGCCGTGGCCAACTCCCAGGGTGAAACCTGGAACCAGAAGGCCAGCGGCAACGCCGAGTTCCCGGTGATCGACCTGGACAACAAGCCGTTCTGGAACCCCAAGGCCGAATGGGAACCGCGTGAAGTCTGGGTGCTGGAAGCCACCACCCCGCCGGAGCACCCGTACAGCAAGAAAGTGATGTACATGGACACCCAGTTCCCTCGCTTCTATCAGGCCGAAGCCTATGATCGCAAAGGGCAGTTCTGGAAGTGGATGAACTACCACCTCAAGACCATCAAAACCGAGGATGGCGACGTGGGGATCGTCTCTGCAGCCGGCTTCACCATCGACTACCAACGCCGTCATGGCACGGTTTTCGTCTTGGGTGGCCCGCGCCTGAACACACCGGGCATCACCGCTGACGATGTAAACCTGCGCGAACTCGAAAAAGCCGCGCGTTAA
- a CDS encoding isochorismatase family protein, whose translation MALDSRSLSPAQRYALVLVDLSVGFTDPTKSPLASECPAVIEANSKLLEAFRQRGWPVIFTTVAYDDPSQARVFREKIPALNVLAAGSELVRIDPRLAPQEGEPVLVKFWASAFFGTDLALRLHDAGVDGVMVTGLTTSGCVRATALDALQHEFRVLLPEQAVGDRDAQAHQANLRDLQIKYADVRDLEDCLALLG comes from the coding sequence ATGGCTCTGGATTCACGTTCCCTGTCCCCGGCCCAGCGCTATGCGCTGGTGCTGGTGGATCTCTCGGTCGGCTTCACCGATCCGACGAAAAGCCCGCTGGCCAGCGAATGCCCGGCGGTCATCGAAGCCAACAGCAAGTTACTGGAAGCCTTTCGCCAGCGAGGCTGGCCGGTGATCTTCACCACCGTGGCCTATGACGACCCGAGCCAGGCGCGGGTCTTCCGCGAAAAGATTCCGGCGCTGAACGTGCTGGCGGCCGGCTCAGAACTGGTGCGCATCGACCCACGCCTGGCGCCGCAGGAAGGCGAGCCGGTGCTGGTGAAATTCTGGGCCAGCGCCTTCTTCGGTACCGACCTGGCGCTGCGCCTGCACGATGCCGGGGTCGATGGCGTGATGGTCACCGGCCTGACTACCAGCGGCTGCGTGCGGGCGACCGCGCTGGACGCGCTGCAGCACGAGTTCCGCGTGCTACTGCCGGAACAGGCCGTGGGTGATCGTGACGCGCAGGCGCACCAGGCCAACCTGCGTGATCTGCAGATCAAGTACGCGGATGTGCGCGATCTGGAGGACTGCCTTGCGCTGCTGGGTTAG
- the leuD gene encoding 3-isopropylmalate dehydratase small subunit, whose protein sequence is MQPLITHQGIIIPLNRANIDTDMLLPKQYLKSLEASGFGAFLFDDERYLDPGEIDTPLDKRRENPACILNQAPYRQGSVALAQANFGCGSSREHAVWALRDFGVRVVIAPSFGDIFRNNCFNNGVLPLQLEQPAVDELFALAQAQPGLQAEVDVERRLLSVAGGVWCFELDEGRRQRLLKGLDEVGESLCYAERISAYEARRRLSEPWLFRC, encoded by the coding sequence ATGCAGCCACTGATCACCCACCAGGGCATCATCATCCCGCTCAACCGGGCCAACATCGACACCGACATGCTGCTGCCCAAGCAGTACCTCAAGAGCCTCGAAGCCTCAGGTTTCGGCGCCTTCCTGTTCGACGACGAGCGCTACCTCGATCCGGGCGAGATCGACACGCCTCTGGACAAGCGCCGCGAGAACCCGGCCTGCATCCTCAACCAGGCGCCCTACCGTCAGGGCAGCGTGGCGCTGGCGCAGGCCAACTTCGGCTGCGGCTCCAGTCGTGAGCACGCGGTCTGGGCTCTGCGCGATTTTGGGGTGCGGGTGGTCATCGCCCCGAGCTTCGGCGATATCTTCCGCAACAACTGCTTCAACAACGGTGTATTGCCTCTGCAGCTGGAGCAGCCGGCGGTCGACGAGCTGTTCGCCCTGGCCCAGGCACAGCCGGGCCTGCAGGCCGAGGTAGACGTGGAACGTCGCTTGCTTTCGGTTGCCGGCGGGGTATGGTGTTTCGAGCTCGACGAAGGACGTCGCCAGCGCCTGCTCAAGGGCCTCGACGAGGTAGGTGAAAGCCTCTGCTACGCAGAACGCATCAGCGCCTACGAAGCACGTCGCCGGCTCAGTGAGCCCTGGCTTTTCCGTTGTTGA
- a CDS encoding hydantoinase B/oxoprolinase family protein, giving the protein MVARIKQENSNPFQRVDVDGITIDIVENALGNARNEMDAVLFRTAMSPGIREQGDAFPMIATSEGKMIVGQFGSFISGFLRSYEGEIEEGDVFLTNDPYLCSGAVSHLPDWLVLMPIFKNGRVINYAAMFGHMSDVGGKVPGSLPTNASSIWEEGIRIPPVKLYRRGEMNSDMLDVILHNVRMPRWNRSDLNAIVAACRTAGKRCVELAERFGDDVFYSAQQEMLERTHRAMREVIGRVVPEHRQVFEDYICDDGAGLGPYTLRCALWREGDKAIFDFEGTDPQAPSSVNFYLNEEMFKIFFGALTISLFDPAILLNDGFYDLVEVRIPQGSILKPNFPAALSCRTHLLGRIFDMMGGLLGQGTPQAMNAAGFSDSPHFMYSGYDQQGEWFQLFQIGFGGIPGRPVGDGPDGHSLWPGFTNVPNEFVEAYFPLRIETYETLADSGGAGLHRGGNGLRVAYRLLVDGEVSIHDDRWLTYPWGVNGGAPGKRSRKELIRADGTRQMLPAKCDNIQVKAGDLVLFDTWGGGGWGDPLQRDPAQVLSDVRKGLVSVDGASRYGVVITLDAVDENATRALREVMAAERGEIELFDRGGTLDELKARCLAETGLPAPTTPSWS; this is encoded by the coding sequence ATGGTTGCGCGCATCAAACAAGAAAACAGCAATCCGTTCCAGCGCGTCGATGTCGACGGCATCACCATCGACATCGTCGAGAACGCCCTGGGCAACGCCCGTAACGAGATGGACGCGGTGCTCTTCCGCACCGCCATGAGCCCCGGCATTCGCGAACAGGGCGACGCCTTCCCGATGATCGCCACCAGCGAAGGCAAGATGATCGTCGGCCAGTTCGGCTCGTTCATCAGCGGCTTCCTGCGCAGCTACGAGGGCGAGATCGAGGAAGGCGACGTGTTCCTCACCAACGACCCGTACCTGTGCAGCGGCGCGGTCAGCCACCTGCCGGACTGGCTGGTGCTGATGCCGATCTTCAAGAACGGCCGGGTGATCAACTACGCAGCCATGTTCGGCCATATGTCCGACGTCGGCGGCAAGGTGCCGGGCAGCCTGCCGACCAACGCCAGTTCGATCTGGGAAGAAGGCATTCGCATCCCGCCGGTGAAGCTGTATCGCCGTGGCGAGATGAACAGCGACATGCTCGACGTCATCCTGCACAACGTGCGCATGCCGCGCTGGAACCGCTCCGACCTCAACGCCATCGTCGCCGCCTGCCGCACCGCCGGCAAACGCTGCGTCGAACTGGCCGAGCGCTTCGGGGACGACGTGTTCTACAGCGCCCAGCAGGAAATGCTCGAACGCACCCATCGGGCGATGAGGGAAGTGATCGGCCGCGTGGTACCCGAACACCGCCAGGTATTCGAGGACTACATCTGCGACGACGGCGCCGGCCTCGGCCCCTATACCCTGCGCTGCGCACTGTGGCGCGAGGGCGACAAGGCGATCTTCGACTTCGAGGGCACCGACCCGCAGGCGCCCTCCTCGGTCAACTTCTACCTCAACGAGGAGATGTTCAAGATCTTCTTCGGCGCGCTGACCATCAGCCTGTTCGACCCGGCGATCCTGCTCAACGACGGTTTCTACGACCTGGTCGAGGTGCGCATTCCGCAGGGCTCGATCCTCAAGCCGAACTTCCCGGCCGCCCTGTCCTGCCGTACCCACCTGCTGGGACGCATCTTCGACATGATGGGCGGGCTGCTCGGCCAGGGTACGCCGCAGGCGATGAACGCCGCCGGCTTCTCCGACTCGCCGCACTTCATGTACTCGGGCTACGACCAGCAGGGCGAATGGTTCCAGCTGTTCCAGATCGGCTTCGGCGGCATTCCGGGCCGGCCGGTGGGGGACGGCCCGGACGGTCACTCGTTGTGGCCGGGCTTCACCAACGTGCCCAACGAGTTCGTCGAAGCGTACTTCCCGCTGCGCATCGAAACCTACGAAACCCTGGCCGACTCCGGCGGTGCCGGCCTGCACCGTGGCGGCAATGGCCTGCGCGTGGCCTACCGGCTACTGGTCGACGGCGAAGTGTCGATCCACGACGACCGCTGGCTGACCTACCCCTGGGGCGTCAACGGCGGCGCACCGGGCAAGCGCAGCCGCAAGGAACTGATCCGCGCCGATGGCACCCGGCAGATGCTGCCGGCCAAGTGCGATAACATCCAGGTCAAGGCTGGCGATCTGGTGCTGTTCGACACCTGGGGCGGTGGCGGCTGGGGCGACCCGCTGCAACGTGACCCGGCCCAGGTGCTCAGTGATGTGCGCAAGGGCCTGGTCAGCGTCGACGGTGCAAGCCGCTATGGCGTGGTCATCACTCTGGACGCCGTGGACGAGAACGCCACCCGCGCCCTGCGCGAGGTCATGGCAGCCGAGCGCGGCGAGATCGAACTGTTCGATCGCGGCGGCACCCTGGACGAACTCAAGGCACGCTGCCTGGCCGAAACCGGCCTGCCGGCACCGACCACGCCGTCCTGGAGCTGA
- the leuC gene encoding 3-isopropylmalate dehydratase large subunit, which yields MGAQTLYDKLWDRHRVEDLPDGSTLLYIDRHLLHEVTSPQAFSNLRLAGRKPWRVDTSLATPDHNVPTLGREQGLGGVSDRIARQQIAVLESNSREFGIPLFALDDMRQGIVHVVGPEQGLTLPGMTLVCGDSHTATHGAFAALAHGIGSSEVEHVLATQTLRSRKLKNYRIRVEGTLTTGVTAKDLALYIIGQIGSAGGSGHAIEFCGSVIEALSMEARMTLCNMSIEAGARVGLIAYDQITERYVRGRPLAPTPEHWDAAITYWRETLHSDADARFDQELTIQAEKVRPQVTWGTSPEMVMPINGHVPTLDMARDALQRQDWERALAYMDLRPGQALAGVPLDRIFIGSCTNARIEDLRAAAEALRGRRVHERIRQALVVPGSGLVRLQAEREGLDRIFKAAGFEWRAPGCSMCLGMNADRLSPGERCAATSNRNFEGRQGKGGRTHLLSPTMAAAAAVAGELIDFRNL from the coding sequence GTGGGAGCACAAACGCTCTACGACAAACTCTGGGATCGTCATCGCGTGGAGGATCTGCCCGATGGCTCGACCCTGCTCTATATCGATCGGCACCTGCTGCACGAAGTGACGTCGCCGCAGGCCTTCTCCAACCTGCGCCTGGCCGGACGAAAGCCCTGGCGCGTGGACACCAGCCTGGCCACCCCCGATCACAACGTCCCGACCCTGGGCCGCGAGCAGGGCCTGGGCGGCGTCAGCGACCGCATCGCCCGCCAGCAGATCGCTGTGCTGGAAAGCAACAGTCGCGAGTTCGGCATCCCGCTGTTCGCCCTCGACGACATGCGCCAGGGCATCGTCCATGTGGTCGGCCCCGAGCAGGGCCTGACCCTGCCGGGCATGACCCTGGTCTGCGGCGACTCGCACACAGCCACCCACGGCGCCTTCGCCGCGCTGGCCCACGGCATCGGCAGCAGTGAGGTGGAGCATGTGCTGGCCACGCAGACCCTGCGCAGCCGAAAGCTGAAGAATTACCGCATCCGCGTCGAGGGCACCCTGACCACCGGCGTCACGGCCAAGGATCTGGCGCTGTACATCATCGGCCAGATCGGCAGCGCCGGCGGCAGCGGGCATGCCATCGAGTTCTGCGGCTCGGTCATCGAGGCGCTGTCGATGGAGGCGCGCATGACCCTGTGCAACATGAGCATCGAGGCCGGCGCACGTGTCGGGCTGATCGCCTATGACCAGATTACCGAGCGCTACGTGCGTGGCCGCCCACTGGCGCCTACGCCAGAGCACTGGGATGCGGCCATCACCTACTGGCGCGAGACGCTGCATTCCGATGCCGACGCACGCTTCGATCAGGAGCTGACGATCCAGGCCGAGAAGGTTCGCCCGCAGGTCACCTGGGGTACATCGCCGGAAATGGTCATGCCGATCAACGGCCATGTGCCGACCCTGGATATGGCCCGTGACGCCCTGCAACGTCAGGACTGGGAGCGCGCCCTGGCCTATATGGATCTGCGACCGGGTCAGGCACTGGCCGGCGTGCCGCTGGATCGCATCTTCATCGGCTCCTGCACCAACGCGCGCATCGAAGACCTGCGCGCCGCCGCCGAAGCGCTGCGTGGCCGCCGTGTGCACGAACGCATTCGTCAGGCACTGGTGGTGCCAGGCTCTGGACTGGTGCGCCTGCAGGCCGAGCGCGAAGGCCTGGATCGCATCTTCAAGGCGGCCGGCTTCGAGTGGCGAGCCCCCGGCTGCTCCATGTGTCTGGGCATGAACGCGGATCGGCTGAGCCCCGGCGAGCGCTGCGCGGCCACCTCCAACCGCAATTTCGAGGGCCGCCAGGGCAAGGGTGGCCGCACCCATCTGCTGTCGCCGACCATGGCGGCCGCCGCAGCCGTGGCCGGTGAACTGATCGACTTCAGGAACCTATGA
- a CDS encoding hydantoinase/oxoprolinase family protein — protein MSFRLGVDVGGTFTDLLLINDVTGDSYTAKVPSTPHNPSIAVLNGIEKICQTSGVEPSEIRSVMHGTTVATNAILTRRGAKVGLVTTMGYKQVLHIARSFVPGGLGGWVTFNKGELLAPLELTVEADERIDTHGAVVRELDREAIRADLLRLKEAGIEALTISLVNAYASGVHEQAIHDIAREVMPGVPVSLSSEVVPEMQEYERTETTVVNSYVRPEVANYLEHLQGELCSRLRPDVQLSILRSDGGLATSQSAASTPVNLLLSGPAGGVAGAIWFCSRGGFSKVLTFDVGGTSTDVALIDNNQARIRRETRVGDVAVRAPSVDVRTIGAGGGSMASVPELTRALRVGPESAGAVPGPAAYNKGGTVATVTDANVVLGYLPAEQKLGGDFQVRKDLATAAVQATADAMGVSLFEAAEGIVRIANEHMFGALRLISVEQGYDPRDFALCGFGGAGPLHANALGILMNAWPVIIPPGPGVLCAYGDATTRVKDEASRSLVRRVSDISVEEVAQILQQLGDSVRSSLAAQDIPAEVQQLTWQADVRYQGQALLLTLDIDPDELTRTGMQAITAAFDAEHEQLFTFALSEAHELVNLRAIARAPRPEITERAFESAGSSLAEAQVGQTPVHYAGQDYDAALYARGKLSPGLVVPGPAIVMEMDSTTLVLPGYEAAVDRVGNLLIRPLGHQE, from the coding sequence ATGAGTTTTCGTTTGGGTGTTGATGTAGGCGGAACCTTTACTGACCTGCTCCTGATCAACGATGTCACGGGTGACAGCTACACCGCCAAGGTGCCTTCCACGCCGCACAATCCCTCCATCGCGGTGCTCAACGGCATCGAGAAGATCTGCCAGACCTCGGGCGTCGAGCCGTCCGAAATCCGCTCGGTGATGCACGGCACCACGGTCGCGACCAACGCCATCCTGACCCGCCGCGGCGCCAAGGTCGGCCTGGTGACCACCATGGGCTACAAGCAGGTGCTGCATATCGCCCGCTCCTTCGTGCCTGGCGGCCTCGGCGGCTGGGTGACCTTCAACAAGGGCGAACTGCTCGCCCCGCTGGAACTGACCGTCGAAGCCGACGAACGCATCGACACCCACGGCGCCGTGGTGCGCGAGCTGGATCGCGAGGCGATTCGCGCCGACCTGCTGCGTCTCAAGGAAGCCGGTATCGAAGCGCTGACCATCAGCCTGGTCAACGCCTACGCCAGTGGCGTGCACGAACAGGCGATCCACGACATCGCCCGTGAAGTGATGCCCGGCGTGCCGGTGTCGCTGTCCTCGGAAGTGGTGCCGGAAATGCAGGAGTACGAGCGCACCGAAACCACCGTGGTCAACAGCTACGTGCGCCCGGAAGTGGCGAATTATCTGGAACACCTGCAAGGCGAGCTGTGCAGCCGCCTGCGCCCGGACGTGCAGCTGTCCATCCTGCGCTCCGACGGTGGCCTGGCCACCAGCCAGTCGGCAGCCAGCACGCCGGTCAACCTGCTGCTCTCGGGCCCTGCCGGCGGCGTGGCCGGGGCGATCTGGTTCTGCTCGCGCGGCGGCTTCAGCAAGGTGCTGACCTTCGACGTCGGCGGCACCTCCACCGACGTGGCATTGATCGACAACAACCAGGCACGCATTCGCCGCGAAACCCGTGTGGGTGATGTGGCAGTACGTGCGCCCTCGGTCGACGTGCGCACCATCGGCGCCGGCGGCGGCTCCATGGCCTCGGTGCCGGAGCTGACCCGCGCCTTGCGCGTCGGCCCGGAAAGCGCCGGCGCCGTGCCAGGCCCTGCGGCCTACAACAAGGGCGGTACCGTGGCCACCGTGACCGACGCCAACGTGGTGCTGGGCTACCTGCCGGCCGAGCAGAAGCTCGGTGGCGACTTCCAGGTGCGCAAGGATCTGGCCACCGCCGCAGTACAGGCCACCGCCGATGCCATGGGCGTATCGCTGTTCGAGGCCGCCGAAGGCATCGTGCGCATCGCCAACGAACACATGTTCGGTGCCCTGCGCCTGATCAGCGTCGAGCAGGGTTACGACCCGCGCGACTTCGCCCTGTGCGGCTTCGGCGGCGCCGGCCCGCTGCACGCCAACGCCCTGGGCATCCTGATGAACGCCTGGCCAGTGATCATCCCGCCAGGCCCGGGCGTGCTCTGCGCCTACGGCGATGCCACCACCCGCGTCAAGGACGAGGCCTCGCGCTCGCTGGTACGCCGTGTCAGCGATATCAGCGTCGAGGAAGTGGCGCAGATTCTCCAGCAACTCGGCGACAGCGTGCGCAGCTCGCTGGCCGCGCAGGACATCCCGGCCGAGGTGCAGCAACTGACCTGGCAGGCCGACGTGCGCTACCAGGGCCAGGCGCTGTTGCTGACCCTGGATATCGACCCGGACGAACTGACCCGCACCGGTATGCAGGCCATCACCGCCGCCTTCGATGCCGAGCACGAGCAACTGTTCACCTTCGCCCTCAGCGAAGCCCATGAACTGGTCAACCTGCGTGCCATCGCCCGCGCACCACGCCCGGAGATCACCGAGCGTGCCTTCGAAAGCGCCGGCAGCAGCCTCGCCGAGGCGCAGGTCGGGCAGACCCCGGTGCACTACGCCGGCCAGGACTACGACGCGGCGCTCTATGCACGCGGCAAGCTGAGTCCGGGGCTAGTCGTGCCGGGGCCGGCCATCGTCATGGAGATGGACTCCACCACCCTCGTTCTTCCGGGTTACGAAGCGGCCGTAGACCGCGTCGGCAATCTGTTGATCCGCCCGCTGGGCCATCAGGAGTAA
- a CDS encoding DUF1302 family protein, with protein MSAHNNNTKAWSGKTPIACAVLLAGMGVQAGAQADEGFFSDWEVSGYARQHMSWNLENPYVMDTDDPNGLVGAKRKGNYRYDLSMARTTLKLNLFKDFGNSQFNISGRVAREVETDYLKDLQKSMDGNAASDLFSNRSKSSVNLMDDVYNSEEIRELWWQTGVTPTTTLKLGKQQVVWGETDFFQSLDVIHGYDMRIRSFLEPENEDVRKPLWMVNLMERFDSVDGTLQLLYIPGRMNRASDRGNSYDLEGGRWANNPNKGITFESATFGADVPYSYDHKAADMDDPSYGVRWKGMAGEWEYSLGWFHGPSQNPVINSNPNNPLGVGNAASGRTYVGPYKGEYNSDPNSTVGELIFPFIDVFGVTANRYLESVDAVFSAEVSYIPNAPYNIGVQAGEAGGCSFFPGFCGIIEKDVVKTMVRMDKQLGLQNYLGTSRPSFFSVQLFNTWITNYDRDDEVVNTAGFSGRAKEFSTIATAILAANYDNDRINPTLAVGTDLTYGGSFLVPSVEFAYGNNWRVRVEADLFFNDERQKRALQGFNNTNLFGYFDGNDQLAVRVTYQF; from the coding sequence ATGAGCGCACACAACAACAATACGAAGGCGTGGTCTGGCAAAACTCCGATCGCTTGCGCGGTTCTGCTGGCTGGTATGGGAGTGCAGGCTGGGGCACAGGCTGATGAGGGGTTCTTTTCCGACTGGGAGGTCAGCGGATATGCGCGCCAGCACATGTCCTGGAACCTGGAAAACCCCTATGTAATGGATACAGATGATCCCAACGGGCTGGTCGGCGCGAAGCGCAAGGGCAACTATCGCTACGACCTGTCGATGGCGCGCACCACGCTCAAGCTCAACCTGTTCAAGGACTTCGGCAACTCGCAGTTCAACATCTCCGGGCGCGTGGCCCGCGAGGTGGAAACCGATTACCTGAAAGACCTGCAGAAGAGCATGGACGGCAACGCCGCGTCCGACCTGTTCAGCAACCGCAGCAAGTCCTCGGTCAACCTGATGGACGACGTCTACAACAGCGAAGAAATCCGCGAGTTGTGGTGGCAGACCGGGGTCACCCCGACCACCACCCTCAAGCTCGGCAAGCAGCAGGTAGTCTGGGGCGAGACCGACTTCTTCCAGTCGCTGGACGTGATCCACGGTTACGACATGCGCATCCGCTCGTTCCTCGAACCGGAGAACGAAGACGTGCGCAAGCCGCTGTGGATGGTCAACCTGATGGAGCGCTTCGACAGCGTCGACGGCACCCTGCAGCTGCTCTACATCCCGGGCCGGATGAACCGTGCCAGCGACCGCGGCAACAGCTATGACCTGGAAGGCGGGCGCTGGGCGAACAACCCGAACAAGGGCATCACCTTCGAGTCCGCCACCTTCGGCGCCGACGTGCCGTACAGCTACGACCACAAGGCAGCCGACATGGACGATCCGTCCTACGGCGTGCGCTGGAAAGGCATGGCCGGCGAGTGGGAATACTCGCTGGGCTGGTTCCATGGCCCGTCGCAGAACCCGGTGATCAACTCCAACCCGAACAACCCGCTGGGCGTCGGCAACGCCGCCAGTGGCCGCACCTACGTCGGCCCGTACAAGGGCGAATACAACTCCGATCCAAACTCCACCGTCGGCGAGCTGATCTTCCCCTTCATCGACGTGTTCGGGGTAACCGCCAACCGCTACCTGGAGTCGGTCGATGCGGTGTTCTCCGCCGAGGTCTCCTACATCCCCAACGCGCCTTACAACATCGGCGTGCAAGCTGGCGAAGCAGGCGGCTGTTCGTTCTTCCCGGGTTTCTGCGGAATCATCGAGAAGGACGTGGTGAAAACCATGGTGCGCATGGACAAGCAGCTCGGCCTGCAGAACTACCTGGGCACCAGCCGCCCATCGTTCTTCTCGGTGCAGCTGTTCAACACCTGGATCACCAACTACGACCGTGACGACGAAGTGGTCAACACCGCCGGTTTCAGTGGCCGGGCCAAGGAATTCTCGACCATCGCTACCGCCATCCTGGCCGCCAACTACGACAACGACCGCATCAACCCGACCCTGGCCGTGGGCACCGACCTGACCTATGGCGGCAGCTTCCTCGTGCCCAGCGTCGAGTTCGCCTATGGCAACAACTGGCGGGTGCGCGTCGAGGCCGACCTGTTCTTCAACGACGAGCGGCAGAAGCGTGCTCTGCAAGGTTTCAACAACACCAACCTGTTCGGCTACTTCGACGGTAACGACCAACTGGCCGTCCGTGTGACCTACCAGTTCTGA